In one Bryobacteraceae bacterium genomic region, the following are encoded:
- a CDS encoding TonB-dependent receptor has protein sequence MFRFVSVAALASVLAAPAAAQVLKAQILGSVTDTSQAVIGGANITLIETGTNFKREAQTNESGNYVFVNLDPGIYQVEATMTGFTRAVKTDIDLRPNTTVRVNVELQPGVVSEVVNVSAAAAPLLQTDRADTGGKIEQRQLQQMPLLFNRNYQGLLLLIPGVGRPFRPHSVFYNSQDSLSVRVNGQGRQFNNFQIEGIENKIDNGNLTALVPPVEAIQTVDISTSNFDPEFGNAGGAVTNVTLRSGANDFHGSLFHFHRNENVQAVQPFARFKAPTVYNQFGGTAGGRIVRDKMFVFGDYQGSRDQLGQVNLVTIPSLPFRTGDLSASPTVIYDPATGAANGSGRTPFAGNIIPANRISPISRRVLDFIDAPNRIPAREGLQNFEKNTVRAKSLNAFDVKYDWVITDNDHLTVRYSYQKAFVNDPGLYGPNNGIYGGPHGGGFSGTGPARTQSPGINFSKVFSPTFVWESRFGIVRNRNDAINADRGLKTSEEIGIRGVNLDEWTSGLSDIRVNGYSSPIVGFSPSLPWARSVTSFGFVNNFSKTFSNHIVRFGMDIRRERNDLLQTQTFNPRGRFQYEPGQTSDLSDRSRGFANAFASFLLDVPNMSGRDLPYIFPARREQNFNWYLQDKWQVSPKLTLDMGLRYEIQLGSRPRLPGGFSNYNYFNNTLELAGLGANPLRLAGTNYNNFGPRLGIAYRLNEETVVRAGYGISFIPRFSSQFNFPILQNNGYPAANAFVPSDVRMSTGFPAFQNVEIPADGIIRNPPPNSNFNNTPRNLPTAYVQSWNFAVQRQLPGNFALDLAYVGNRGVNNQTNFNVNASTVPGSGNNGRPLFQAFGRVGNTNAVIGTNTWYHALQAKFDRRFSEGLMITTAYTWSKALNFGEDIAGIAIPISVPLNKGRMNDNRTHTFTQSYMYQLPFGRGKRWATSGPAAWVVGGWEFQGILSLMTGTWFSPSAAGSLLNAPGNSQRPDLIGPVTYLGGAGPGQKFFSTGAFANPAQNTLGNAGRNILTGPGIVNLDASLFRNFALREGMSLTLRVESFNFTNTPHFNNPNGNFASPQFGEINGAAADQRQFQFGLTLRF, from the coding sequence ATGTTCCGGTTCGTTTCCGTAGCCGCGCTCGCTTCGGTGCTCGCCGCTCCCGCCGCCGCCCAGGTGCTCAAGGCGCAGATCCTCGGATCGGTGACCGATACGTCGCAAGCCGTGATCGGGGGCGCGAACATCACGCTTATCGAGACGGGCACCAACTTCAAACGCGAAGCCCAGACCAACGAGAGCGGCAACTACGTCTTCGTCAACCTCGACCCAGGCATCTACCAGGTAGAGGCAACGATGACCGGATTCACCCGCGCCGTGAAGACCGACATCGACCTTCGCCCCAACACGACCGTCCGCGTCAACGTCGAGCTCCAACCCGGCGTTGTGAGCGAAGTGGTGAACGTGAGCGCCGCCGCCGCGCCGCTGCTGCAGACCGACCGCGCCGACACGGGCGGCAAGATCGAGCAGCGGCAGCTCCAGCAGATGCCGCTGTTGTTCAACCGCAACTATCAGGGCCTTCTCCTGCTGATCCCCGGCGTCGGGCGGCCTTTCCGCCCGCACTCCGTCTTCTACAACTCGCAAGATTCGCTCTCAGTGCGCGTGAACGGCCAGGGCCGGCAGTTTAACAACTTCCAGATCGAGGGCATCGAGAACAAGATCGACAACGGCAACCTGACCGCGCTGGTGCCGCCCGTGGAGGCGATCCAGACCGTCGACATCTCGACGTCGAACTTCGACCCTGAATTCGGCAACGCCGGCGGGGCGGTGACCAACGTCACCCTGCGCAGCGGCGCCAACGATTTTCACGGGAGCCTCTTCCATTTCCACCGGAACGAGAATGTCCAGGCCGTTCAGCCCTTCGCGCGCTTCAAGGCGCCCACCGTCTACAACCAGTTCGGCGGCACCGCCGGCGGCCGCATCGTCCGCGACAAGATGTTCGTCTTTGGCGATTATCAGGGCTCGCGCGACCAGTTGGGCCAGGTGAACCTCGTCACCATCCCGAGCCTTCCGTTCCGCACGGGCGATCTGAGCGCATCGCCCACCGTGATTTACGATCCCGCCACTGGCGCCGCCAACGGCAGCGGGCGCACACCGTTCGCGGGCAACATCATCCCGGCCAATCGGATCTCACCCATCTCGCGGCGCGTCCTCGATTTCATCGACGCCCCGAACCGCATCCCCGCGCGCGAAGGCCTACAGAACTTCGAAAAGAACACCGTCCGCGCGAAGAGCCTGAACGCCTTCGACGTGAAGTACGACTGGGTGATCACCGACAACGACCACCTGACCGTCCGCTACAGCTACCAGAAGGCTTTCGTCAACGACCCCGGCCTCTACGGCCCCAACAACGGCATCTACGGCGGTCCGCACGGCGGCGGCTTCTCCGGCACCGGCCCGGCGCGAACGCAATCACCCGGCATCAACTTCTCCAAAGTCTTCTCACCGACCTTCGTCTGGGAATCCCGCTTCGGCATCGTGCGCAACCGCAATGACGCCATCAACGCTGACCGCGGTCTGAAGACGTCGGAAGAGATCGGCATCCGCGGCGTCAACCTCGATGAGTGGACAAGCGGCCTTTCCGACATCCGCGTCAATGGCTACTCATCACCCATCGTCGGCTTCTCGCCGTCGCTGCCGTGGGCCCGTTCGGTGACCTCGTTCGGATTCGTCAACAACTTCTCGAAGACTTTCTCCAACCACATCGTCCGCTTCGGCATGGACATCCGCCGCGAGCGCAATGACCTTCTGCAGACACAAACCTTCAACCCGCGTGGCCGCTTCCAGTATGAACCCGGGCAAACCTCCGACCTCAGCGACCGTTCGCGCGGCTTCGCCAACGCCTTCGCCTCGTTCCTGCTCGACGTGCCCAACATGAGCGGCCGAGACCTCCCCTACATCTTCCCCGCCCGCCGCGAGCAGAACTTCAACTGGTATCTCCAGGACAAGTGGCAGGTGAGCCCCAAGCTCACGCTCGACATGGGCCTGCGTTACGAGATCCAGCTCGGCAGCCGTCCGCGGCTCCCGGGCGGGTTTTCCAACTACAACTACTTCAACAACACGCTCGAACTCGCCGGGCTCGGCGCCAACCCGCTGCGCCTGGCCGGCACGAACTACAACAACTTCGGTCCGCGGCTCGGCATCGCCTACCGGCTGAACGAGGAGACCGTGGTGCGCGCCGGCTACGGCATCAGCTTCATCCCGCGCTTCTCCTCGCAGTTCAACTTCCCGATCCTGCAGAACAACGGCTACCCGGCGGCCAACGCCTTCGTTCCCTCCGACGTGCGGATGAGCACCGGCTTCCCGGCGTTCCAGAACGTCGAGATCCCGGCGGACGGCATCATCCGCAACCCGCCGCCGAATTCGAACTTCAACAACACACCGCGCAATCTACCCACGGCCTACGTGCAGAGCTGGAACTTTGCGGTGCAGCGGCAACTGCCGGGGAACTTCGCGCTCGATCTCGCCTACGTCGGCAACCGCGGCGTCAACAACCAGACCAATTTCAACGTGAACGCATCCACCGTCCCCGGTTCCGGCAACAACGGGCGCCCGCTGTTCCAGGCATTCGGCCGCGTTGGCAACACGAACGCGGTCATCGGAACCAACACCTGGTATCACGCCTTGCAGGCGAAGTTCGACCGGCGCTTCTCGGAGGGCCTGATGATCACTACGGCCTACACGTGGTCCAAGGCGCTCAACTTCGGCGAGGATATCGCCGGCATCGCCATCCCGATCTCCGTGCCGCTCAACAAGGGCCGCATGAACGACAACCGCACGCATACGTTCACCCAGAGCTACATGTACCAGCTTCCGTTCGGCAGGGGAAAGCGGTGGGCCACTTCCGGCCCGGCGGCGTGGGTGGTCGGCGGCTGGGAGTTTCAGGGCATCCTCAGCCTGATGACCGGCACGTGGTTTTCACCGTCGGCCGCCGGATCGCTGCTGAACGCCCCCGGCAACTCGCAACGCCCGGACCTCATCGGACCGGTGACGTACCTGGGCGGCGCGGGCCCTGGGCAGAAATTCTTCTCCACCGGCGCATTCGCCAACCCGGCGCAGAACACCCTCGGCAACGCCGGCCGCAATATCCTCACCGGGCCGGGCATCGTCAACCTCGACGCCTCCCTGTTCCGCAACTTCGCCCTCCGCGAGGGCATGTCGCTCACTCTCCGCGTGGAGAGCTTCAACTTCACCAATACGCCGCACTTCAACAACCCGAACGGCAACTTCGCCTCGCCGCAGTTCGGCGAGATCAACGGAGCGGCCGCGGACCAGCGGCAGTTCCAGTTCGGTCTGACTTTACGATTTTAA
- a CDS encoding TonB-dependent receptor, translating into MRLVIAFCALLCAASPIRAQVLKAQILGAVTDTSSAVIGGASITLVETGTNFKREAQTNESGNYVFVNLDPGMYQVEASMTGFNRALKTDIDLRPNTTVRVNFELTPGVVSEVVNVSAASAPLLQTDRADTGGKIEQRQLQQMPLLFNRNYQGLLLLIPGVGRPFRPHSVFYNSQDSLSVRVNGQGRQFNNFQIEGIENKIDNGNLTALVPPVEAIQTVDISTSNFDPEFGNAGGAVTNVTLRSGTNDFHGSLFHFHRNENVQAIQPFATTKAPTVYNQFGGTGGGRIVRDKMFIFGDYQGSRDQLGQVNLVTIPGAAFRTGDLSGSPTVIYDPATGAANGSGRTPFAGKIIPANRISPISRRILEFVEAPNRAVSREGLQNFEKSTVRAKSLNQFDLKYDWVMTPNDRLTIRYSYQKAFVNDPGLYGPNNGIYGGPHGGGFSGTGPARTQSPGINFSKVISPTFVWESRFGIVRNRNDAINADQGLKTSEEIGIRGVNLDDWTSGLTEVRINGYSSPIVGFSPSLPWARSVTSFGFVNNFSKTFTNHIVRFGMDIRRERNDLLQTQTFNPRGRFDYQPGQTSTTTDTARSFGNAFAAFLLDLPNSSGRDLPYVFPARREQNFNWYIQDKWQVSSKLTLDMGLRYEVQLGSRPRLPGGFSNYNYFNNTLELNGLGDIPIRIADANYNNFGPRLGIAYRFNEKTVVRTGYGISFIPRFTAQFNFPILQNNGYPAANAFVPSDVRMSTGFPAFQNVEIPSDGIIRNPPLNSTFINTPRNLPTGYVQSWNVAVQRQLPGNFALDLAYVGNRGVNNQTTYDVNASMVPGSGNNGRPLFQAFRRVGTTNAQIGTNTWYHGLQVKFDRRFSQGLMVTTAYTWSKGLNYGEDIAGIAIPISVALNKGRMNDNRTHTFTQSYMYQLPFGKGQRWATSGPAAWVVGGWELQGILSLMTGTWFSPSAAGSLLNAPGNAQRPDWIAPVNYLGGAGPGQKFFDISAFRNPAQNTLGNAGRNILVGPGIVNLDASLFRNFVLREGMGLTLRVESFNLSNTPHFNNPNGNIASVQFGEINGAAADQRQFQFGLTLRF; encoded by the coding sequence ATGCGTCTCGTTATCGCATTTTGCGCCCTGCTGTGCGCAGCCAGCCCCATTCGCGCGCAGGTTCTCAAAGCGCAGATCCTCGGAGCAGTCACCGACACGAGCAGCGCCGTCATCGGCGGAGCTTCGATCACGCTGGTCGAAACCGGCACCAACTTCAAGCGCGAAGCGCAAACCAACGAGAGCGGCAACTACGTCTTCGTCAACCTCGACCCGGGCATGTACCAGGTGGAGGCGTCGATGACCGGGTTCAATCGCGCCCTCAAAACCGACATCGACCTGCGCCCGAACACCACCGTCCGCGTGAACTTCGAGCTCACGCCCGGTGTCGTGAGCGAAGTGGTCAACGTCAGCGCCGCCTCGGCGCCGCTGCTCCAGACGGACCGCGCCGACACCGGCGGCAAGATCGAACAGCGCCAGCTCCAGCAGATGCCGCTGCTGTTCAACCGCAACTACCAGGGGCTTCTCCTTCTGATCCCCGGCGTCGGACGGCCCTTCCGCCCGCACTCAGTCTTCTACAATTCGCAGGACTCGCTCTCGGTCCGCGTCAATGGGCAGGGACGCCAGTTCAACAATTTCCAAATCGAGGGCATCGAGAACAAGATCGACAACGGCAACCTCACCGCGCTCGTACCGCCGGTGGAGGCCATTCAAACCGTCGACATCTCGACCTCCAACTTCGACCCTGAGTTCGGCAACGCCGGCGGCGCCGTCACCAACGTCACCCTCCGAAGCGGCACCAACGACTTTCACGGGAGCCTGTTCCACTTCCACCGCAACGAGAACGTTCAGGCGATCCAGCCGTTCGCCACCACCAAAGCCCCCACGGTCTACAACCAGTTCGGCGGCACCGGCGGCGGCCGCATCGTGCGCGACAAAATGTTTATCTTCGGCGACTATCAGGGCTCGCGCGATCAACTCGGCCAGGTGAACCTGGTGACGATCCCGGGAGCGGCGTTCCGCACCGGCGACCTGAGCGGTTCGCCGACCGTCATCTACGATCCCGCCACCGGCGCCGCAAACGGCAGCGGACGCACACCGTTCGCCGGCAAGATCATTCCGGCCAACCGCATCTCGCCGATCTCGCGCCGCATTCTCGAGTTCGTAGAAGCACCCAACCGCGCGGTTTCACGCGAGGGTCTGCAAAACTTCGAAAAGAGCACGGTCCGCGCCAAGAGCCTGAACCAGTTCGACCTCAAGTACGACTGGGTGATGACGCCGAACGATCGCCTCACCATCCGCTACAGCTACCAGAAGGCCTTCGTCAACGACCCCGGCTTGTACGGCCCCAACAACGGCATCTATGGCGGACCGCACGGCGGCGGCTTCTCTGGCACCGGCCCGGCACGAACGCAGTCACCCGGCATCAACTTCTCGAAGGTGATCTCGCCGACGTTCGTATGGGAATCGCGATTCGGGATCGTCCGCAATCGCAACGACGCTATTAACGCCGATCAGGGCCTGAAGACGTCGGAGGAGATCGGCATCCGCGGCGTGAACCTCGACGACTGGACGAGCGGTCTCACCGAGGTCCGCATCAACGGCTACTCATCGCCCATCGTCGGCTTCTCGCCGTCGCTGCCCTGGGCGCGTTCGGTGACCTCGTTCGGGTTCGTGAACAACTTCTCGAAGACCTTCACCAACCACATCGTCCGCTTCGGCATGGACATCCGCCGCGAACGGAACGACCTGCTGCAGACGCAGACGTTCAACCCGCGCGGCCGCTTCGACTATCAGCCAGGGCAGACCTCGACCACCACCGACACCGCGCGAAGTTTCGGCAACGCCTTCGCGGCCTTCCTGCTCGACCTGCCGAACTCGAGCGGCCGCGACCTGCCCTACGTCTTCCCGGCGCGCCGCGAGCAGAACTTCAACTGGTACATTCAGGACAAATGGCAGGTGAGTTCGAAGCTGACGCTCGATATGGGCCTGCGCTATGAAGTGCAACTAGGCAGCCGTCCGCGCCTGCCCGGCGGCTTCTCCAACTACAACTACTTCAACAACACGCTGGAGCTGAACGGGCTTGGCGACATCCCCATCCGCATCGCCGACGCCAACTACAACAACTTCGGTCCGCGGCTCGGCATCGCCTACCGGTTCAACGAAAAGACCGTGGTCCGCACCGGCTACGGAATCAGCTTCATTCCGCGCTTCACCGCCCAGTTCAACTTCCCGATTCTGCAGAACAACGGTTATCCGGCCGCGAACGCGTTCGTACCGTCGGACGTGCGGATGAGCACAGGCTTCCCGGCGTTCCAGAACGTGGAGATTCCCTCGGACGGGATCATCCGGAATCCGCCGCTCAACAGTACGTTCATCAACACGCCACGCAATCTTCCCACCGGCTATGTCCAGAGTTGGAACGTCGCCGTGCAGCGCCAGCTTCCCGGCAACTTCGCCTTGGACCTTGCCTATGTCGGCAACCGGGGCGTGAACAACCAGACCACCTACGACGTGAACGCATCAATGGTTCCGGGTTCCGGCAACAACGGACGTCCGCTGTTCCAGGCCTTCCGCCGCGTGGGGACCACAAACGCGCAGATCGGCACCAACACCTGGTATCACGGTCTGCAGGTGAAGTTCGACCGGCGATTCTCACAAGGGTTGATGGTGACGACGGCGTACACGTGGTCCAAGGGACTCAACTACGGCGAGGATATCGCCGGCATCGCGATCCCCATTTCGGTTGCGCTGAACAAGGGCCGGATGAACGATAACCGGACGCATACGTTCACGCAGAGCTACATGTACCAGTTGCCGTTCGGGAAGGGGCAGCGGTGGGCTACGTCGGGTCCGGCGGCTTGGGTTGTCGGCGGCTGGGAGTTGCAGGGAATCCTCAGCCTGATGACGGGGACGTGGTTCTCGCCGTCGGCGGCGGGTTCGCTGCTGAACGCTCCCGGCAACGCGCAGAGGCCGGATTGGATCGCGCCGGTGAACTATCTTGGCGGCGCAGGCCCGGGGCAGAAGTTCTTCGACATTTCGGCGTTCCGCAACCCGGCGCAGAATACGTTGGGCAACGCGGGACGGAACATCCTCGTGGGCCCGGGCATCGTGAACCTCGACGCGTCGCTGTTCCGCAACTTCGTGTTGCGCGAGGGGATGGGCCTTACGCTGCGAGTGGAGAGCTTCAACCTCTCGAACACGCCGCACTTCAACAACCCGAACGGGAACATCGCGTCGGTGCAGTTCGGTGAGATCAACGGAGCGGCGGCGGATCAGCGGCAGTTTCAGTTCGGGCTGACGCTGCGGTTCTGA
- a CDS encoding MBL fold metallo-hydrolase — translation MRPTIHYLFMRFFIAAAIAPLLLAQPQLPPGVVFHPGPVNSVTIGTTAIYAPQRGATQLLLTHARRDILPGPATASIVAPAAERDLFENPAAFWTAFETGRFHDYAQASTKVPIAPVKVTRAVGDGDRVGEHIRVVATPGYTRGAVSYIVETGGKKIAATGDLIYGDGQLFDLYSLQDAAPDAKARGYHGYAARAGQLIASLRRIQAEKPDIVLPARGPAIGNPAAAIEMLITRLQSFLASHFETDALRWYWGDDNHKIRSAAVERPMEILPMAEQQKLPANILAIGNSRLILSKSGAAFLVDAGYRNLLAELRKLKAEGKIESVDGIWITHYHDDHTDYINDIVAEFGSRVYFTQQMAEVMAAPAEFRLPCLTTRPVSGAFPRKDGETLSWKEWKLTFWHFPGQTLYHGGLVAKNDNGETHLFAGDSFTPSGMDDYCMQNRDFLRDNEGYDFCLRRIASLPKGAWVLNQHVAPMFRYTPAQIDRMRAELRERSAVLRELSPWPDINYMVDESWARIHPYGQEAAPGAEVTLELRILNHAPSEMHYDVTWNLPEDWRLVDAPRSVTIAARKEGRLRARIKTGAPGLEVPTATIAFGQFKLNAWTEALVHVK, via the coding sequence ATGCGCCCGACGATACACTACCTGTTCATGCGATTCTTCATTGCCGCCGCGATCGCACCGCTTCTTTTGGCGCAGCCGCAACTGCCGCCCGGTGTCGTGTTCCATCCCGGTCCGGTAAACTCGGTCACCATCGGGACCACGGCCATCTACGCTCCACAGCGCGGCGCCACCCAGCTACTCCTCACTCACGCGCGGCGTGACATTCTGCCGGGCCCCGCGACCGCTTCCATCGTCGCCCCCGCCGCCGAGCGCGACCTTTTCGAGAACCCCGCCGCGTTCTGGACGGCCTTCGAAACGGGCCGCTTCCACGACTACGCGCAGGCGAGCACGAAGGTTCCGATCGCACCGGTGAAGGTGACGCGCGCCGTCGGCGACGGCGATCGCGTCGGCGAGCACATCCGTGTCGTCGCCACCCCCGGCTATACGCGCGGCGCTGTCTCCTACATCGTCGAAACAGGCGGCAAGAAGATCGCCGCCACCGGCGACCTCATCTACGGCGACGGCCAGCTCTTCGATCTCTACTCGCTGCAGGACGCGGCGCCGGACGCCAAGGCTCGCGGCTATCACGGCTACGCCGCGCGCGCAGGCCAACTCATCGCGAGCCTCCGCCGCATTCAGGCCGAGAAGCCCGACATCGTCCTGCCCGCGCGCGGACCGGCGATCGGGAACCCGGCCGCCGCGATTGAGATGCTGATCACACGGCTGCAGTCGTTCCTCGCGAGCCATTTCGAAACCGACGCACTCCGCTGGTACTGGGGCGACGACAACCACAAGATCCGCTCCGCCGCCGTCGAGCGTCCCATGGAGATCCTGCCGATGGCCGAGCAGCAGAAGCTCCCCGCGAACATCCTCGCCATTGGCAATTCGCGGCTGATCCTGTCGAAGTCCGGCGCGGCTTTCCTCGTCGACGCCGGCTACCGCAACTTACTCGCCGAGCTACGCAAGCTCAAGGCCGAAGGCAAGATCGAATCCGTCGACGGCATCTGGATCACGCACTATCACGACGACCACACCGACTACATCAACGACATCGTCGCCGAGTTCGGCTCCCGCGTCTATTTCACCCAGCAGATGGCGGAAGTGATGGCGGCGCCTGCTGAGTTCCGGCTTCCCTGTCTCACCACCCGGCCCGTATCCGGCGCGTTCCCCCGAAAAGACGGCGAAACGCTCTCGTGGAAGGAATGGAAGCTGACCTTCTGGCATTTCCCTGGCCAGACGCTCTATCACGGCGGGCTTGTCGCGAAGAACGATAACGGCGAGACACACCTCTTCGCCGGCGATTCGTTCACGCCTTCCGGCATGGACGACTACTGCATGCAGAACCGCGACTTCCTGCGCGACAACGAAGGCTACGACTTCTGTCTCCGCCGCATCGCGTCGCTCCCGAAGGGCGCCTGGGTGCTGAACCAGCACGTGGCGCCGATGTTCCGCTACACGCCGGCCCAGATCGATCGGATGCGCGCCGAACTCCGGGAACGCTCGGCCGTGCTGCGCGAACTATCGCCTTGGCCGGATATCAACTATATGGTCGACGAGTCGTGGGCGCGCATTCATCCGTATGGTCAGGAGGCGGCGCCCGGCGCGGAAGTCACGCTCGAACTGCGCATTCTGAACCACGCACCCTCCGAGATGCACTACGACGTCACCTGGAACCTGCCCGAAGACTGGAGGCTGGTGGACGCCCCGCGCTCGGTGACCATCGCCGCTCGAAAAGAAGGCCGGCTGCGCGCACGGATTAAGACCGGCGCGCCTGGCCTCGAAGTCCCCACGGCGACGATCGCCTTCGGCCAGTTCAAACTGAACGCCTGGACCGAAGCGCTCGTCCACGTGAAGTGA
- the ligD gene encoding DNA ligase D — MVASTKTMALEEYARKREFDRTPEPGPLVDAAGGQRFCLQRHDARRLHYDLRIEVGGTLKSWAVPEGPTLDPAIKRLAVLVEDHPLQYLTWEGNIPKGNYGAGSMMLWDIGTYELLGTGTAEQQLERGDFKIRLHGHKVAGEFAIVRLANSAKGNEWLLIKKKDAMAQAEWDIGRLEYSVRTGRTQQEIALDMPASIAAVEEARLHEPPATGAIRAPMPDFFQPMQATNANVPPEGPAWTFEIKWDGVRALCFVEQGAVRVIGRKGTKFDRQYPELAALPELLDAGSALVDGEIAALDEAGRPSFQRLQPRIMATSVSGVAQLARSRPITFFAFDLLYLDGWDLRESPAYERRKLLRERLRAHPQIRLSEDFAVDGAELLELVRGQGLEGIVAKRMLSRYRSGRQTDWLKIKVLHECDFVICGWAEGERDHFASLVLGVFEEGRLEYAGNVGTGFDNKTLAAIRKQIEPLRNDRCPFPAGEPAMLAPAVWIEPKLVCTCKFNSWTDDRHLRAPVFLGMRPDVDPEECVRGQSTAGPPPPMIPEGGKEDIWMEVDGHRLHFTNMSKVFYPAKAAAAAGSGVARQGRSYSKRDILNYYDAVAEFALPHLRDRPLSLRRYPDGIDGEGFFQKNASGLPEWFRTAPVVDVDGEEKLLAVGGGRAELLYLAQLGCIDQNPWMSRLDSLDHPDFLLIDLDPVECEYARIVEAALVVRKKLDQLGLAGYPKTTGGDGMHVYVPLEPVYSYEQSRGFCEILARLSAAERPDLFTTPRQVARRDRGRVYFDYSQNARGKTISAPYVLRAYEGAPAATPLDWREVTAGLHPRQFHIANAPERFARLGDLFAGVLTKPQRLEPAMELLEGLMGSRL, encoded by the coding sequence ATGGTAGCTTCGACGAAGACGATGGCGCTCGAAGAATACGCGCGGAAACGTGAGTTCGACCGCACGCCGGAACCCGGTCCGCTGGTGGACGCGGCCGGCGGGCAGCGCTTCTGCCTACAGCGCCACGACGCGCGCCGGCTCCATTACGACTTGCGCATCGAAGTCGGCGGGACGCTCAAATCCTGGGCCGTGCCCGAGGGCCCAACGCTCGATCCCGCGATCAAGCGGTTGGCCGTCCTCGTCGAAGACCACCCGCTCCAATACCTGACCTGGGAAGGCAACATCCCGAAAGGCAACTACGGCGCAGGCAGCATGATGCTGTGGGACATAGGCACCTACGAGTTGTTGGGAACCGGAACGGCCGAACAGCAGTTGGAGCGCGGCGACTTCAAAATCCGCCTGCATGGGCACAAAGTGGCGGGGGAGTTCGCAATCGTCCGGCTGGCGAACTCGGCCAAGGGAAACGAGTGGTTGCTCATCAAGAAGAAGGACGCGATGGCGCAGGCGGAGTGGGACATCGGCCGCCTGGAATATTCGGTGCGCACCGGACGCACTCAGCAGGAGATCGCGCTCGACATGCCGGCCTCGATTGCCGCGGTGGAGGAAGCGCGCCTTCACGAACCGCCGGCCACCGGAGCCATTCGGGCGCCGATGCCCGACTTCTTTCAGCCGATGCAGGCCACCAACGCGAACGTGCCTCCGGAAGGGCCGGCATGGACCTTCGAGATCAAATGGGACGGCGTCCGCGCGCTGTGCTTCGTGGAACAGGGCGCCGTGCGGGTGATCGGGAGAAAGGGCACGAAGTTCGACCGGCAGTATCCGGAACTGGCGGCGCTGCCGGAATTGCTCGACGCCGGCAGCGCTCTTGTGGACGGCGAGATCGCGGCGCTCGACGAGGCCGGCCGTCCGAGCTTTCAACGCCTACAGCCGCGGATCATGGCGACGTCGGTGTCGGGCGTCGCGCAACTGGCGCGGTCCCGGCCGATCACATTCTTCGCGTTCGACCTGCTGTATCTCGACGGGTGGGACCTGCGCGAATCGCCCGCCTACGAGCGGCGGAAGCTGCTGCGGGAACGGCTCCGCGCGCATCCGCAGATTCGGCTCTCGGAGGACTTCGCCGTCGATGGGGCGGAACTGCTCGAACTCGTCCGCGGGCAGGGGCTCGAAGGGATCGTGGCGAAGCGGATGCTGTCGCGCTATCGTTCCGGCCGGCAGACCGATTGGCTGAAGATCAAGGTGCTGCACGAGTGCGACTTCGTGATCTGCGGATGGGCCGAGGGCGAACGCGATCACTTCGCGTCGCTGGTGCTCGGAGTATTTGAGGAGGGACGGCTCGAATACGCCGGCAACGTCGGGACCGGGTTCGACAACAAAACGCTCGCGGCGATCCGCAAGCAGATCGAGCCGCTGCGGAATGACCGGTGTCCGTTCCCGGCCGGTGAGCCTGCGATGCTGGCTCCGGCGGTGTGGATCGAACCGAAGCTGGTTTGCACTTGCAAGTTCAATTCGTGGACGGACGATCGCCACCTGCGCGCGCCGGTCTTCCTCGGGATGCGGCCGGATGTGGATCCGGAAGAATGCGTCCGCGGCCAGTCGACCGCCGGCCCGCCGCCGCCGATGATTCCGGAAGGCGGGAAGGAAGACATTTGGATGGAGGTTGACGGGCACCGGCTGCACTTCACGAATATGAGTAAGGTGTTCTATCCGGCGAAGGCCGCGGCGGCGGCAGGGTCCGGCGTAGCGCGGCAGGGGAGAAGCTACTCGAAGCGCGACATCCTGAACTACTACGACGCGGTGGCGGAGTTCGCATTGCCGCATCTGCGCGACCGGCCGTTGTCCCTGCGCCGGTATCCGGACGGAATCGACGGAGAGGGTTTCTTCCAGAAGAATGCCTCCGGCTTGCCCGAGTGGTTCCGGACGGCGCCGGTGGTGGATGTCGATGGGGAGGAGAAGTTACTGGCGGTGGGCGGCGGACGCGCCGAGCTGCTGTATCTGGCGCAGTTGGGCTGTATCGACCAGAATCCCTGGATGAGCCGGCTCGATTCGCTAGACCACCCGGACTTTCTGCTGATCGATCTGGACCCGGTGGAGTGCGAGTATGCGCGGATTGTGGAAGCGGCGCTGGTGGTGCGGAAGAAACTCGACCAACTGGGGTTGGCAGGGTATCCGAAGACCACCGGCGGCGACGGGATGCATGTCTACGTTCCGCTGGAGCCCGTGTACAGCTACGAACAATCGCGCGGATTCTGCGAGATTCTGGCGCGGCTGAGCGCAGCGGAACGTCCGGATCTGTTCACCACTCCGCGCCAGGTGGCGAGGCGGGATCGTGGGCGGGTCTACTTCGATTACTCGCAGAACGCGCGCGGGAAGACGATCTCAGCGCCGTATGTGCTGCGGGCGTACGAGGGCGCGCCCGCGGCGACGCCGCTCGACTGGCGCGAGGTGACGGCCGGCCTGCATCCGCGGCAGTTTCATATCGCGAACGCGCCGGAAAGGTTCGCACGGCTGGGGGATTTGTTCGCGGGGGTGTTGACGAAGCCGCAGCGGCTGGAGCCGGCGATGGAGCTGCTGGAGGGGTTGATGGGCTCCCGTCTCTGA